One part of the Hydra vulgaris chromosome 01, alternate assembly HydraT2T_AEP genome encodes these proteins:
- the LOC100201403 gene encoding stress-70 protein, mitochondrial isoform X2: MLSTLKKSGSIFNNVCFKTFFPSASVNCQNIILKRAYASVQGNVIGIDLGTTNSCVAVMEGSSPRVIENSEGSRTTPSVIAFLPDGERLVGAPAKRQSVTNSQNTLYATKRYIGRRFDDPEVQKDIKNVPYKLVKASNGDVWFQAHGKTYSPSQTGAFVLTKMKETAESYLGSTVKNAVVTVPAYFNDSQRQATKDAGQIAGLNVLRVINEPTAAALAFGMERSDDQIIAVYDLGGGTFDVSLLEIHKGVFEVKSTNGDTYLGGEDFDMALLEYLVKEFQRDTGIDVKKDNMALQRLREAAEKAKCELSSSQQTDINLPYLTMDASGPKHMNLKLTRAKLEQLVNHLIQKTVDPCKKAIKDAGVSRGEIGEVLLVGGMTRMPKVQSIVEEIFGRKPSKAVNPDEAVAIGAAIQGGVLAGEVKDILLLDVTPLSLGIETLGGVMTKLINRNTTIPTKKSQVFSTAADGQTQVEIKCYQGEREMAGNNKLLGQFSLVGIPPAPRGVPQIEVTFDIDANGIVNVSARDKGTGKEQQIVIQSSGGLSKEDIEKMVRQAEQFAEEDKRKKEIVETANQAESVIHDTESKMEEYKDQLPKEEYEELKTEIANVRKVLEKKDEIKSAEELRESFQKLQQKSLKLFEMVYKKMASDRENNSSSSSESGAKQN; the protein is encoded by the exons atgctATCAACTCTAAAGAAATCTggaagtatttttaataatgtttgtttCAAAACATTCTTCCCAAGTGCTTCAGTCAATTGTCAGaacattattttaaagagaGCATATGC TTCAGTGCAAGGAAATGTCATTGGAATTGATCTCGGAACTACTAATTCTTGCGTGGCTGTTATGGAAGGATCTTCTCCACGTGTGATAGAAAATTCTGAAGGTTCTCGTACAACTCCCTCAGTTATTGCATTTTTACCGGATGGAGAAAGACTAGTTGGAGCACCAGCAAAAAGACAG TCTGTAACCAACTCTCAAAACACATTATATGCTACCAAGCGATACATTGGCAGAAGATTTGATGATCCTGAAGTTCAAAAAgatat aaaaaatgttcCTTACAAGTTAGTTAAAGCATCAAATGGAGACGTTTGGTTTCAAGCCCATGGAAAAACATACTCACCGAGTCAGACAGGAGCTTTCgttttaactaaaatgaaagaaactgcag aaagttaTTTGGGTTCAACTGTTAAAAATGCTGTTGTTACAGTCCCGGCATATTTTAATGATTCTCAAAgacaa gCTACAAAAGATGCTGGCCAAATAGCAGGCTTAAATGTTCTTCGTGTAATTAATGAACCCACAGCTGCAGCTCTTGCATTTGGAATGGAAAGAAGTGATGAtcaaat tattgcaGTTTATGATCTTGGAGGTGGAACATTTGATGTTTCTCTCTTGGAAATACATAAAGGTGTTTTTGAAGTCAAGTCCACAAATGGGGATACATACTTAGGTGGTGAAGATTTTGATATGGCTTTATTGGAATATCTTGTCAAAGAGTTTCAGAGAGAT acTGGTATTGATGTCAAGAAAGATAATATGGCACTTCAACGGTTGCGTGAGGCTGCTGAAAAAGCAAAGTGTGAACTATCTTCTTCCCAACAAACTGACATTAATCTTCCCTACTTAACTATGGATGCAAGTGGTCCTAAGCACATGAATTTAAAACTGACTCGTGCCAAATTAGAGCAACTTGTTAATCATCTAATCCAGAAAACAGTTGATCCGTGTAAAAAAGCGATTAAAGATGCTGGAGTTAGCCGAGGAGAAATAGGAGAAGTTCTTTTAGTAGGAGGAATGACTAGAATGCcaaag GTGCAATCAATTGTTGAAGAGATATTTGGTCGTAAGCCAAGTAAAGCTGTAAATCCAGATGAAGCCGTAGCTATTGGTGCAGCTATTCAAGGAGGTGTACTAGCTGGAGAAGTAAAAGATATTCTTCTTCTAGATGTAACTCCTCTTTCATTGGGTATAGAAACTTTAGGTGGTGTTATGACAAAACTTATTAACAGAAACACTACTATTCCTACAAAAAAGAGTCAGGTTTTCTCGACAGCTGCAGATGGACAAACTCAAGTTGAAATTAAATGCTATCAGGGAGAACGTGAAATGGCTGGAAATAACAAATTACTTGGACAGTTTTCATTAGTGGGAATTCCGCCAGCTCCTAGAGGAGTTCCTCAAATTGAAGTTACATTTGACATTGATGCAAACGGCATTGTAAATGTCTCTGCTCGTGATAAGGGAACTGGTAAAGAGCAACAAA TCGTTATTCAATCAAGTGGAGGTTTAAGTAAAGAAGATATAGAAAAAATGGTGCGTCAAGCAGAGCAATTTGCTGAAGAAgataaaaggaaaaaagaaatagttGAAACAGCAAATCAAGCAGAAAGTGTTATTCATGATACTGAGTCTAAGATGGAAGAATATAAAGATCAACTTCCGAAGGAAGAG TATGAAGAATTAAAGACCGAAATAGCTAACGTTCGAAAGGTATTAGAGAAAAAAGACGAAATTAAATCTGCTGAAGAATTAAGAGAATCTTTccaaaaattacaacaaaaatctCTTAAGCTTTTTGAAATGGTTTACAAAAAG atGGCATCTGACAGAGAAAATAACTCTTCATCGTCAAGTgaaagtggtgctaaacaaaactaa